The Atribacterota bacterium genome contains the following window.
AAAAAAGAGGGTGTGGCGATTAGGGTGGTAGCTTGGATTGGCGTTTTTACTGAAGGGTTTGACCCTCAAAAGGACAGACTACCGTCTTTCTTGTTGCGTCTTGACAGATAGAAGCATCGGGTTTATTATGATAGGTGTATTTGTATTAATGTGCTAATAATGTGCTAAAATAAATGATCTATATCCTCTAATCCTGTAGCATCTTAAAGGTAACTGTCCGAGGGTTCGTTTCAGTTCTCTCCTTAGTCTTTCTGGATATTGGTACCACCGTTCTGCTCCTTGTGGTAGTTTAACCCAGCTCCCCAGTAGCAAGAAACGTCGTACCCGAGACGGGACACTTTGGTGGCCAATGAGAGCTTGAGCCCTAAGTGGCCCAACCTGTTTCGTAGTATGAGTACAGTACGAACCATTCGGCACCGAAGGGAGGTGAGATGGGATTGTGACTTCGATGTTTAGGGTGCTCACTTTCTTCAAATCCAAAAGAATAGCAAAGGGAGGAATACCATGAGTAAGAGGATCGAGGTCGAGGTAGCTGAGGCTTTTGGAAGAACCTTTGTGAAGGGAAACATTCCGGAAATCAACCCAGTGCGTTGTTTGGCTTGCAGGCATTGTGTGAACCTCTGTCAGAAACTGGGACCCAATGTGCTTGACATCGTGGATGGGGTTGCCAAGGTGGTGCGCCCAGAGAATTGCATAGGGGATGGTGCTTGCATGATGGCGTGCCCGACTAAAGCTATCTTTTTGATGAGTCGATACGACCCCGCATCGCCACCAGCGGCAATATAATGGTATCTGTGTTGTAGGGGAAAACTTGTTTTCTCAGGAAGAAAGTGGCATAGCCAATTGAGCGTGTTACGGGGAACGTCGGAAATAACCTTATTTGGGGTTATTGTAGTGTCCGCTGTTCCCCGTGTCAGGTGTATAACGGTTGAGGGAAAGTTGGTTACTCGATGCCGGCTTTTGCTCTTACCCTCTGTGTGACAAGGTTCTGGACTGAGGACTTGTCAATCCTGCGGTGTCGGCGACACTGACCCGCGCTTTCAGGACGCAAACGTGGAAGCGGGTGAATGTGTCCTCCTGGCGTTGCTCCCACTGTTTTGATGGGTCCACCGATTGCATTAGCGTGGCGATTGCATTACAATTCCATTACCGGCTTAATTTTATGGTGGTGACCGGAAACACGGGAAATTTTTTAAAACAATGCTGGTGCCGAAGGCGGGAGTTGAACCCGCACGAGCGCAGGGCTCGCTAGATTTTGAGTCTAGTGCGTCTGCCATTCCGCCACTTCGGCACTCTTTCTGTAATTATAGTGAAACGTCTTTTTTTGTCAACCTGGATGGTGGATGGAAGCGATGAGTAAAAAACCGATTGTTTTTTTAGATGGGAGTTCGCTGGTATACCGGGCGTTTTATGCCCTGCCACCCTTACAGACTTCCTGGGAACGGCCCACCGGAGCAACGCTGGGATTTTTCAACATGCTCTTTCGGCTTCTGGATACCTATGGTCCCTTTTCCGTTGTGGCTGCTTTTGACTATCCCAAGAAGACTTTCCGCCATGAAATGTATAAAGAGTACAAGGCGAAGCGAAAACCCATGCCACAGGAGCTCAAACCACAGCTTGAGGATGTCAAGGAGCTCCTTTCGGCTATGGGTTTTCCGGTTCTGGAAAAAGCCGGTTTTGAGGGTGATGACCTGATTGGAAGTGGAATTATCCAGCTCAAGGGACGTTATCCGCTTATGGTGGTCACGGCTGACCTGGACTTACTTCAGCTTCTTGATGAGGGGGTGACCTTGCTGCAGCCAGTGAAAGGGGTAACCCAGCTCAAAACGATTGACCTTGAAACTCTTGCGACCGAGTGGGGAATTCGACCGCATCAGGTGGTGGATGTTCTGGCTCTGGCCGGAGACCCCTCCGATAACATTCAGGGTGTGCCGGGGATAGGTGAAAAAACCGCCCTCAAATTGGTCCGAGAATTTGGTTCCTGGGAGAATATTCGGGCTCGCGAAGGCGATTTACCCCCCCGGCTTGCGACCATCATTCGGGAGCACCGGGATCGAATTGAGGCGAATCGGACGTTATTGACCATTGAAAAAAACGCCCTGCCGGAGGGGATACCCATTGAAGAGTGGGGGTGGCATCGGGTTAACTGGGAGACATTGCTCCAGAAACTGCACGCTCTGGAATTAAAAAAGCTCGCTGAGCGGGTGCAAAAAAAGGGAAAACCTGTAAACCCACCGAAAGAAGGAACCTCCTCACTTTTTGCTCTGGATGGAGGTTATGGAGATACCGGGTGTGGTCAGGTTTCCGGGAAAAAAGGGGTGTTCCTTTTTCCCGACTTCAGCGGAAAGGAATGGTCATCTGAAGAGAAACTTTTGGACGGAGATGATGTGTGGTGCGCCCCGACGCTCCTTTTTTTGGTTTATCCCTTTTTCCATATTGAAAATCCCTCTCTCGCTCAGTGGGGAAAGGGGAACACCGTAGAATCTGGGTCTCTCGATTTGTATTTACGGCAAAGCCGGGACTGGCTCTTGAGGCAGCCCGAGCTCATTTCAGTATACCAGAAGGTGGAAAAGGCGCTTCTTAAGGTATGGTTTGCGGAACGCCATCGGCTCCGGGGGTTTGCTCTGTACCCCTTTCTGGAAGACCGGAGGTTTTCCTATGAGGACCTCCCGTTATTTCGGGGAATGAGCGATTTGGTTCTCGATTTTGACGACCCGGCACTCAGGGCGTTTCTAGAGAGGGAGTCGGCTCGCGAAGCCTATCGTCTGGGGACCGAATCCTCCTGTTTCCGTACCCTGTACGGGTGGCGTTTTCTTGCCGGAAGCCTGCTGGATGAAGATGAGCTTCACAAGCGTTTTCAATGGGTACTTTTAGAGGAGCTCCGTCGTTTGAGCATTTTTATTCTGAGTGTGGAAATGGGAGTGGACCTCATGCTCGGAGAGCACCGGATTCATGTGCACTGCCGTAAGGAGGATGGTTCTTTTCTTGAGAGTTTCCGGAGTCGACTCGCTTCATTTTTGCCCTCAGAGTGGGACATTGTCCTCCGGGAGACGAAAGATTCAGTATACACTGTTCTTTTGGGTGAGGGAGGTGGCAATGGCGTTGGAAGTGGTTCTGGTTGCTTCTGAGGCGTATCCGTACGCGAAAAGTGGTGGCATGGGAGATGTGGTGGGAGCCCTGTTCAAGTATCTTCCTCGATACGGGGTGAAAACGAAGCTTTTTCTTCCCGGATATCCTCAGGTGTTGGCTTACCCGTTCTCGGGAGATAAAGAGGTCACGATTCCTTTTGGGGACCATGCGGTACAGGTCTTTTTCCCGGAATGGCACGATGGAGAGGGAAGACGAATTGTGGCTGTGGTGAATGACCACTTTTTTAAGCGGGAAAAACTGTACGGCTATCCTGACGATGTGGAACGGTTCATCTTTTTTTCTCGGGCAGTATTTGAGTACTTGGTGCGGTGGCAAGGAGGCGATTTTGTGCTCCATTGTAATGACTGGCAAAGTGCACTTTTATGTGCCTATATGGACCGTTACTGGCCTCCTTACCGTCCTCATCCGCGGAGGATGATCTTTACCATTCACAATTTCGCCTATCAAGGTATTGCCCGGGGGGATCTATTTCGTCTGATTAACCTTCCAGGACAGTTTTTCACCCATGAATATTTAGAATTCTACGGAAACATTAATTTGATGAAAGCTGGTCTCCTCTTTGCCCATCTTCTCACCACGGTGAGCCCTACCTATGCTCGGGAAATCTGTTCACCAGAGTTTGGGGAAGGACTCGATGGCCTGATGCGAGCGATAAGCCGGAAGAAGAGGATGGTGGGGATTGTCAACGGAATTGATACGGAGGTTTACAATCCGGCGACCGACCCTCATATTCCCCACCGTTACGGCGTTGACGACCTCGAAGGGAAGAGAAAGAGCAAAGCTGTGTTTTTTCAGCAATTTTTTCCAAACCATCAGGGAAACCTTGATCGCCCCCTGATTGTCTTTGTTTCTAGACTTGTCCAGCAGAAAGGTGTGGACCTCATCCTGGAAAAACTGAAAGACCTTCTGGCGCTCCCGGCCTTCTTTTTCTTTTTGGGAACCGGAGAACAGCGTTACGAGAATGCTTTAAAGGAGGCATCTTTGGGGCATTCCAATCTCATGGTCGAAATTCGTTTCGATGAGGATTTAGCGCGCTTTGTTTATGCGGCAGCTGATATGTTGCTCTTACCCTCGCTTTTTGAACCTTGTGGAATCAGCCAGATGATTGCCATGCGGTACGGGGCGTTGCCGGTGGTGCGAAAAGTAGGAGGGTTGGTCGACACGGTGATTGACTATCGCTTCAATCCTTCTTTGAGCAATGGTTTCCAGTTTGAAGGTTTTACTGCAAGGGAGTTTTTGAAGACCATGCAGAGGGGTCTAACGGTGTATGGGGAAAATCGAACCTTATGGGAAACGATGATGAGGAATGCCATGACGAGTGATTTTTCCTGGGAAAAGGCGGTTGAGAAGTATTTGCAGGTCTATCGGGACGAGTAATGAGGCGTGGTATGGTTAAGGTAATTGGAATCGGGGGCGGTGCGGGCAGCGGGAAAAGCACTGTGGCTTCGTTTCTGGAGGAGAAAGGGGTAAAAGTTCTGGAGCTGGATGCTCTCAGCCGGAAGCTGGCTCAAAAAGGTGGGCCAATCTGGAAGGGTATTGTGCGAACCTGGGGGAGGTTTTTTCTAGACCCCCGGGGAAATATCGACCGGAAAAAGTTAGGAAAGGTGATTTTTCGAAATTTTACCGCTCTTTTACTCCTGAATCGACTCACGCATCCTTTGCTTTTCCAGGAAACCAGAAAATGGTTGAATCGGAATCGAGAAGAGAATCTGGTCGCTATCGATGGAACCATCCTCTTTGAGGGAGGATTTTTGCCCATCCTTGACTGGGTTATTTTTGTTGAGGGTGATTTGGACCTGCGATGGAGGCGACTGGTGGCCAAAGGATGGAAGGAAAAAGAGGCGCAGAACCTGCTTTCTGCTCAGCGGTTTTCGTCGTGCTTGCGCAGACGTGCTCACTTTGTGTTATGGAACCAGGATTCCCGGGAAAAACTCCGCCAGGAGGTGGAAAATTTTTGGTGTTCCCTTCCTCTAAAAGGGAAATAGAACGGGGTCCTTCTCGGTTTTGAAGGATGGAAAGGGAAAAAGTATGAAGAAAGGTCGCTTCCGTCTTACTTCGGCGTATCAACCCTGTGGCGACCAACCTCAGGCAATTGAAAAACTCGTTGCGGGTATTGAAAAGAGGTACCGATATCAGACCCTGGTGGGTGTGACTGGTTCGGGGAAGACGTTTACCATGGCTAACGTCATCGCCGCAGTGAATCGTCCCACCCTCATCATTTCCCATAACAAAACCCTGGCCGCACAGCTCTATAGCGAAATGCGGGCTTTTTTCCCGGACAACGCGGTGGAATACTTTGTGAGTTACTATGATTATTACCAGCCGGAAGCGTATGTCCCTGAATACGACCTGTACATTGAAAAGGATGCTTCCATTAACGAGTATATAGACCGTCTGAGACTTCGAGCCACCAGTGCTTTAATGGAACGAAACGATGTGGTGATTGTGGCTTCGGTTTCCTGCATTTACGGCATTGGTTCTCCCAGGGAGTATGAAAAGCGAGTATTACGAGTGGCGCTGGGGAGTCACTTTAAAAGGAATGAATTTGCCAAAAGACTTGTGGATCTTCTCTATGAACGGAATGAAATCGAATTTGTTCCCGGGATTTTCCGAATGAAAGGGGACACGGTGGAAGTGTACCCCGCTTACAGTGAACAGGCGTTGCGGTTTGAATTCTTTGGGGATGAGGTGGAAACGATTCGGGTGATTGACCCTGTTACGGGGAGGACCTTAGAACGATTACAGGAAATTTTCCTCTATCCCGCCAAACACTATCTGGCCAGCGAAGAAATTTTTGACCAGGCCCTTCTGGGGATTGAGCAGGAGATGGAAGAGCGAGTGGCGTATTTCCTTTCCCAGGGGAGGCTGGTGGAAGCGGAGCGCTTACAGAGGCGAACTCGCTACGACCTGGAACTCTTACGGGAAACCGGATACTGCCCGGGAATTGAGAACTATTCCCGTTACCTCGATGGTCGAAAGCCTGGAGACCCTCCTTACACTCTGATTGATTATTTTCCACCCGATTTTCTGGTGATTATCGATGAGTCCCATGTGACCATTCCCCAGCTGCGGGGAATGCACGAGGGAGACCGTTCCCGAAAACAGTCCCTGGTTGAATTCGGTTTTCGGCTTCCTTCTTGCTTTGATAACCGTCCGCTGACTTTTGAGGAGTTTGAAAAAAAGGTCCGGCAATGCCTTTTCGTTTCGGCTACACCCAGTGATTTTGAGTTTCAGGTCAGTGAACAGGTGGTTGAACAGCTAGTACGACCTACTGGCCTTCTTGACCCCGAAGTGGAGATTCGACCCGCCACCGGTCAGGTGGAAGACCTTTTGGGGGAGATTCGGAAGGTGGTGCAGAAAAATCAGAGGGTGCTCGTAACCACGCTGACCAAAAAGAGCGCTGAAGACCTGTGCGAGTTTCTCCGTGGTCTGGGAGTGAAAGTCCAGTATCTCCATTCCGAGGTGGATACCCTGGACCGAGCTCGCATTATCCGGGACCTCCGGGCGGGAGAATTTGATGTTCTGGTGGGGGTGAACCTGCTCCGGGAAGGATTAGACTTACCGGAAGTGGCCTTGGTGGCCATCCTGGATGCGGATAAAGAAGGTTTCCTTCGCTCGGAAGTGGCCCTCATCCAGACCATGGGACGGGCAGCCCGGAACGTCGAGGGAAGAGCCATTCTGTATGCGGATCACCTGACGGGTGCTCTGGAGCGAGCGGTTTTTGAAACCAGAAGAAGGAGAGCCATTCAGAAAGAGTATAATGAAAAGCACGGCATTACGCCTCGCAGCGTCACCAAAGAAGTCCGGGTTTTGATTCCCGAAGAAGGGGGTCTTTCTCGAGAAACCGAAGAGGTCTTGGACCTTCTGCAGGAGGTGTCGTCAGAGAGAGATGTGGAGGCCATTATTGAAAAGCTGACTGCGGAGATGAAGCAGGCCGCTCGCCGGCTTGAATTTGAGAAAGCTGCACTCCTGCGGGATCAGATTTTTAAGCTGAAGGCAAGCCTTTATAGAGAAAAGAGTTCGACTTAAAAATGCTACAGTTTGAGGTGAAAATGATTTGGATATAAAAGACCGCATTCTGATCAAAGGGGCACGGGAGCATAATCTCAAAAACGTTGATGTGGAAATGCCCCGGAATCGCTTGGTGGTCATTACCGGGATTAGTGGTTCAGGGAAGTCTTCTTTAGCTTTTGACACCATTTATGCCGAGGGTCAAAGGCGATATCTGGAAAGCCTCTCTTCCTATGCCCGGCAGTTTTTGGAAAAAATGGAAAAACCCGATGTGGACCGAATTGATGGATTGTCTCCGGCTATTGCCATTAACCAGAAAGCCTCTTCCCATAATCCTCGTTCGACGGTGGGGACGGTGACTGAAATCTATGATTACATGCGGGTGCTTTTTGCTCGCTGTGGTCAGGTTTTTTGCCCTCAGTGCGGTCAGCCCATTGCTTCGCAAACAGTTCAGCAAATCACCGATGAAATCCTTGCCCTTCCGGAAGGGACCAGGGTGGTGATTATGGCACCCCTGGTGCGGGGAAGGAAGGGGGAATACCGCAAACTCCTGGGGGAACTGCTCAAGAATGGGTTTGCCCGGGTGCGGATTAATGGGGAAATGGTTGAACTTGAGGATTGGGAAACCGTGGAGCTTGACCGAAACAAAAAGCACGAAATTGACCTGGTGGTGGATCGAGTAGTGGTGGAAGCCGATGCGGGGAGGCGGATTAGCGATTCTGTGGAAATCGGGCTCCGGTATGGGAAAGGGATTGTGAAAATCGGAATGATACGTGGCGACGTTTGGGAGGAACGCCTTTTTAGCGAACATTTTGCCTGTGTGGATTGTGGAATCAGTTTTCCGGAAATTACCCCCCGGATGTTTTCCTTCAATAATCCCTATGGAGCATGTGCCAGGTGTAGCGGACTGGGATTTTTGAGTTTTGTGGACCCGGCACTGGTGGTGCCCGACTGGTCGAAGAGCATCGGTGAAGGAGCTGTAGAGCCATGGCGGGAAATCGACCCGGATAGCTTTCTGGGAATGCGAATTCACAAGGCCCTGCGGGACCGAGGTATTCGACTCGACCGTCCCTTCCGAGACTTGAGTGAAGAGGAACGGGATTTCGTTCTTTACGGTGACGAGCATTTCGAGGGGGTAGTCACGTATTTGGAGCGAAAACTCCGCTCGGCTGCAGAATGGTGGGAGCAGGAAGAGATTTCCCGCTACCTCTCTAATCAGGTTTGCCCGGAATGCCATGGAGATCGGTTGCGTCGGGAAAGTCTTTCGGTAAAGATTCAGGGATTTTCCATTGGAGCACTTTCTCGTCTTACCGTGGCCGAACTGGTGCGTTTCTTTGAAACCGTCCATTTTGAAGGGAACGAGCTTTTGATTGCCGAGCCGATTTTGCGAGAAATCCGTTCTCGGCTGAGCTTTTTGCAGGAAGTGGGGCTGGACTACCTCACCCTGAATCGTTCCGCTTCCACCCTGTCAGGAGGAGAAGCAC
Protein-coding sequences here:
- a CDS encoding 4Fe-4S binding protein — its product is MSKRIEVEVAEAFGRTFVKGNIPEINPVRCLACRHCVNLCQKLGPNVLDIVDGVAKVVRPENCIGDGACMMACPTKAIFLMSRYDPASPPAAI
- a CDS encoding 5'-3' exonuclease H3TH domain-containing protein: MSKKPIVFLDGSSLVYRAFYALPPLQTSWERPTGATLGFFNMLFRLLDTYGPFSVVAAFDYPKKTFRHEMYKEYKAKRKPMPQELKPQLEDVKELLSAMGFPVLEKAGFEGDDLIGSGIIQLKGRYPLMVVTADLDLLQLLDEGVTLLQPVKGVTQLKTIDLETLATEWGIRPHQVVDVLALAGDPSDNIQGVPGIGEKTALKLVREFGSWENIRAREGDLPPRLATIIREHRDRIEANRTLLTIEKNALPEGIPIEEWGWHRVNWETLLQKLHALELKKLAERVQKKGKPVNPPKEGTSSLFALDGGYGDTGCGQVSGKKGVFLFPDFSGKEWSSEEKLLDGDDVWCAPTLLFLVYPFFHIENPSLAQWGKGNTVESGSLDLYLRQSRDWLLRQPELISVYQKVEKALLKVWFAERHRLRGFALYPFLEDRRFSYEDLPLFRGMSDLVLDFDDPALRAFLERESAREAYRLGTESSCFRTLYGWRFLAGSLLDEDELHKRFQWVLLEELRRLSIFILSVEMGVDLMLGEHRIHVHCRKEDGSFLESFRSRLASFLPSEWDIVLRETKDSVYTVLLGEGGGNGVGSGSGCF
- a CDS encoding glycogen synthase, translating into MALEVVLVASEAYPYAKSGGMGDVVGALFKYLPRYGVKTKLFLPGYPQVLAYPFSGDKEVTIPFGDHAVQVFFPEWHDGEGRRIVAVVNDHFFKREKLYGYPDDVERFIFFSRAVFEYLVRWQGGDFVLHCNDWQSALLCAYMDRYWPPYRPHPRRMIFTIHNFAYQGIARGDLFRLINLPGQFFTHEYLEFYGNINLMKAGLLFAHLLTTVSPTYAREICSPEFGEGLDGLMRAISRKKRMVGIVNGIDTEVYNPATDPHIPHRYGVDDLEGKRKSKAVFFQQFFPNHQGNLDRPLIVFVSRLVQQKGVDLILEKLKDLLALPAFFFFLGTGEQRYENALKEASLGHSNLMVEIRFDEDLARFVYAAADMLLLPSLFEPCGISQMIAMRYGALPVVRKVGGLVDTVIDYRFNPSLSNGFQFEGFTAREFLKTMQRGLTVYGENRTLWETMMRNAMTSDFSWEKAVEKYLQVYRDE
- the coaE gene encoding dephospho-CoA kinase (Dephospho-CoA kinase (CoaE) performs the final step in coenzyme A biosynthesis.); amino-acid sequence: MVKVIGIGGGAGSGKSTVASFLEEKGVKVLELDALSRKLAQKGGPIWKGIVRTWGRFFLDPRGNIDRKKLGKVIFRNFTALLLLNRLTHPLLFQETRKWLNRNREENLVAIDGTILFEGGFLPILDWVIFVEGDLDLRWRRLVAKGWKEKEAQNLLSAQRFSSCLRRRAHFVLWNQDSREKLRQEVENFWCSLPLKGK
- the uvrB gene encoding excinuclease ABC subunit UvrB yields the protein MKKGRFRLTSAYQPCGDQPQAIEKLVAGIEKRYRYQTLVGVTGSGKTFTMANVIAAVNRPTLIISHNKTLAAQLYSEMRAFFPDNAVEYFVSYYDYYQPEAYVPEYDLYIEKDASINEYIDRLRLRATSALMERNDVVIVASVSCIYGIGSPREYEKRVLRVALGSHFKRNEFAKRLVDLLYERNEIEFVPGIFRMKGDTVEVYPAYSEQALRFEFFGDEVETIRVIDPVTGRTLERLQEIFLYPAKHYLASEEIFDQALLGIEQEMEERVAYFLSQGRLVEAERLQRRTRYDLELLRETGYCPGIENYSRYLDGRKPGDPPYTLIDYFPPDFLVIIDESHVTIPQLRGMHEGDRSRKQSLVEFGFRLPSCFDNRPLTFEEFEKKVRQCLFVSATPSDFEFQVSEQVVEQLVRPTGLLDPEVEIRPATGQVEDLLGEIRKVVQKNQRVLVTTLTKKSAEDLCEFLRGLGVKVQYLHSEVDTLDRARIIRDLRAGEFDVLVGVNLLREGLDLPEVALVAILDADKEGFLRSEVALIQTMGRAARNVEGRAILYADHLTGALERAVFETRRRRAIQKEYNEKHGITPRSVTKEVRVLIPEEGGLSRETEEVLDLLQEVSSERDVEAIIEKLTAEMKQAARRLEFEKAALLRDQIFKLKASLYREKSST
- the uvrA gene encoding excinuclease ABC subunit UvrA, giving the protein MKDRILIKGAREHNLKNVDVEMPRNRLVVITGISGSGKSSLAFDTIYAEGQRRYLESLSSYARQFLEKMEKPDVDRIDGLSPAIAINQKASSHNPRSTVGTVTEIYDYMRVLFARCGQVFCPQCGQPIASQTVQQITDEILALPEGTRVVIMAPLVRGRKGEYRKLLGELLKNGFARVRINGEMVELEDWETVELDRNKKHEIDLVVDRVVVEADAGRRISDSVEIGLRYGKGIVKIGMIRGDVWEERLFSEHFACVDCGISFPEITPRMFSFNNPYGACARCSGLGFLSFVDPALVVPDWSKSIGEGAVEPWREIDPDSFLGMRIHKALRDRGIRLDRPFRDLSEEERDFVLYGDEHFEGVVTYLERKLRSAAEWWEQEEISRYLSNQVCPECHGDRLRRESLSVKIQGFSIGALSRLTVAELVRFFETVHFEGNELLIAEPILREIRSRLSFLQEVGLDYLTLNRSASTLSGGEAQRIRLATQIGSGLMGVLYVLDEPTIGLHPRDNQKLIAILKKLRDLGNTVIVVEHDAETMKSADFIVDMGPGAGEQGGEVVASGSPEEIMGHPHSLTGLYLSGRKSIPVPFKRKEPGEEWLSVKGAQANNLKNLTISIPLGLLVGITGVSGSGKSTLLYNVIYASLSQIFHRKGKDLKGCEALEGVEHLDKVIIIDQSPIGRTPRSNPATYTGVFTEIRNLFAKLPESKARGYAPGRFSFNVKGGRCEACQGNGVIKIEMHFLPDVFVTCEQCKGKRYARETLDVRYKGKNIAEVLDMSVQEALHFFENIPVIRRKLEVLERVGVGYLKLGQSATTLSGGEAQRIKLARELSKVATGRTIYLLDEPTTGLHFADVEKLLSVLLELRSRGNTVLIIEHNLDVIKSCDYLIDLGPEGGEKGGYLVASGTPEEIAQVPTSYTGQFLREVLPTEKSRALCSV